A genomic window from Lycium barbarum isolate Lr01 chromosome 4, ASM1917538v2, whole genome shotgun sequence includes:
- the LOC132635115 gene encoding uncharacterized protein LOC132635115 has translation MVMMKEATPRREKENYNKINKNSYSSMRCPHCAGPLSKEMETSEWTVPPLIRDSFSMIGSAVGGTTSAFYGFNHVMPIVKRWIKGPMWLHFLVGAPPVIVFSSACAGLAGGAVPAFAQLASSSYHAAISSSSLPPTASQDENMRKSSLNN, from the exons ATGGTTATGATGAAGGAAGCAACTCctagaagagagaaagaaaattaCAACAAGATAAACAAAAATAGCTATAGTAGTATGAGATGTCCACATTGCGCCGGTCCGCTTTCTAAGGAGATG GAGACAAGCGAGTGGACGGTTCCACCTCTAATCCGGGACAGCTTTTCTATG ATTGGTTCTGCAGTTGGTGGTACGACAAGTGCATTCTATGGCTTCAACCATG TGATGCCGATTGTTAAAAGGTGGATTAAAGGGCCTATGTGGTTGCATTTCCTTGTCGGT GCCCCTCCTGTGATTGTTTTCTCATCTGCATGTGCTGGGCTAGCAG GTGGTGCTGTTCCAGCATTTGCACAGCTAGCATCTTCTTCTTACCATGCTGCAATCTCATCTTCCTCGTTACCGCCTACAGCCTCACAAGATGAGAACATGAGAAAATCTAGTTTAAACAACTGA
- the LOC132635116 gene encoding pentatricopeptide repeat-containing protein At4g02820, mitochondrial: protein MLLRLVRRSYAAVRPLSTEAATAVKPTMSGGGTSTTTNLEGGTSTVTRTGGRDTLGKRLLSLVYAKRSAVIAIRQWKEQGHPVRKYELNRIVRELRRHKRYKHALEVCEWMRVQDDIQLVSGDYAVHLDLIAKVRGMNSAEKFFEDLPDKLKVQTTCTALLHTYVQHKDTVKAESLMEKMSECGFLNCPLPYNHMLTLYISQGQLEKVPDLIEELKKNTSPDIVTYNLELAIFASQNNVEAAEKAFLELKKAKLDPDWITFSTLTNIYIKNSLQDKAKSTLREMEKRISRKVRFAYASLISLHTNIESKDEVFRIWKEMKSMFRKLNDTEYTCMISSLLKLDEFGEAMKLYTEWESISVTKDTRISNLLLAAYINKNEMEKAVEFHNRMLQKGISPSYTTWELLTWGYLKQKEMDKVLGFFKKAVTSVSKWDPNKKMVQEMFHIVEEQGNIQVAEQLLVALRHAKYVNTEIYNALLRTYLNAGKMPMIVAERMKKDNVKMNEETQKLIGLTSKMTVTEVPDGVA, encoded by the exons ATGTTGCTCCGTTTGGTTCGGAGATCTTATGCTGCTGTTCGCCCTTTATCGACTGAAGCTGCAACGGCAGTGAAGCCCACAATGTCAGGAGGTGGCACTAGCACTACCACTAATTTAGAAGGCGGCACTAGTACCGTCACACGTACTGGTGGCAGAGACACGCTAGGGAAGAGGCTTTTGAGCTTGGTCTATGCAAAGCGTAGTGCTGTCATTGCTATTCGCCAGTGGAAGGAACAAGGACACCCTGTCCGCAAGTATGAGCTCAATCGCATTGTCCGGGAGTTGCGAAGACACAAACGATACAAACATGCCCTTGAG GTTTGTGAATGGATGAGGGTACAAGATGATATCCAACTAGTATCTGGTGACTATGCAGTTCACTTGGACTTGATTGCAAAAGTTCGTGGTATGAACAGCGCGGAGAAGTTTTTTGAAGACCTACCTGATAAACTGAAGGTCCAGACCACCTGTACTGCCCTTCTCCACACCTATGTCCAGCATAAGGACACTGTTAAAGCTGAGTCTTTGATGGAAAAAATGTCCGAATGCGGTTTCTTGAATTGCCCTCTTCCTTATAATCATATGCTTACCTTATACATATCCCAAGGGCAACTAGAGAAGGTTCCAGACCTGATTGAGGAATTGAAGAAAAATACCTCTCCTGATATTGTCACATACAATCTGGAGTTGGCAATTTTTGCATCGCAGAATAATGTTGAAGCTGCCGAGAAAGCATTCCTTGAGCTAAAGAAGGCAAAATTGGACCCTGACTGGATAACATTTAGCACATTAACCAACATCTACATTAAAAACTCACTTCAGGATAAGGCAAAGTCAACTTTGAGAGAAATGGAGAAAAGGATTTCCAGAAAGGTTCGATTTGCATATGCTTCTCTCATTAGTTTGCATACAAATATAGAGAGCAAGGATGAAGTTTTCCGAATATGGAAGGAGATGAAGTCAATGTTCCGTAAATTGAACGATACAGAATATACTTGTATGATATCTTCTTTACTGAAACTGGATGAATTTGGAGAAGCAATGAAACTGTACACTGAATGGGAATCTATTTCTGTGACGAAGGATACTAGGATTTCAAATTTACTTCTTGCTGCATACATTAACAAAAATGAGATGGAAAAGGCTGTCGAGTTTCACAACAGAATGCTGCAGAAAGGCATATCTCCTAGCTACACCACTTGGGAGCTTCTTACATGGGGTTATTTGAAGCAAAAGGAAATGGATAAAGTTCTCGGATTTTTCAAAAAAGCTGTTACTAGTGTTTCAAAATGGGATCCTAATAAAAAGATGGTTCAAGAGATGTTTCATATAGTTGAAGAGCAGGGCAACATTCAAGTGGCAGAACAGTTGCTAGTTGCCCTTCGGCATGCTAAATATGTGAATACAGAGATATATAATGCACTTCTCCGAACTTATCTGAATGCGGGTAAGATGCCAATGATAGTTGCAGAGAGGATGAAAAAGGATAATGTGAAGATGAATGAGGAGACTCAAAAGCTAATTGGATTAACTAGCAAGATGACTGTAACTGAGGTTCCAGATGGTGTTGCTTAA
- the LOC132637127 gene encoding 3'-5' exonuclease-like has product MAEISRTQTQTLFCTVPFYEDQIKVTVTKTASIVDQWIGQTIHIHRKRLHKLLIGLDIEWLAARTNHDNQNPVALLQLCVGRRCLLFQLLHADYIPNSLYAFLGNPNFTYVGVGVHGDVLKLFNDYRLVVANPVDLNRLAVVVREVEEYGRIGLKRMGFEVLGKVMEKRFSVTMSQWDAEDLVYEQVEYACIDAFVSFEIGMNLFSEMLNTVEY; this is encoded by the coding sequence ATGGCTGAAATCTCAAGAACCCAAACTCAAACCTTATTCTGCACTGTCCCATTCTACGAAGACCAAATCAAAGTAACAGTTACAAAAACAGCTTCCATAGTTGATCAATGGATCGGTCAAACAATCCACATTCACCGTAAAAGACTCCACAAACTCCTTATTGGTTTAGACATTGAGTGGTTAGCGGCGCGTACTAACCACGACAACCAAAACCCCGTTGCGCTTCTCCAGCTTTGCGTTGGTCGTCGTTGCCTTTTATTCCAACTCCTCCATGCAGACTACATACCGAACTCTCTTTATGCTTTTCTTGGAAACCCTAATTTTACGTACGTAGGTGTTGGCGTGCATGGCGATGTTTTGAAGTTGTTTAATGATTACAGGTTGGTTGTAGCGAACCCGGTTGATTTGAACAGGTTAGCAGTTGTTGTTAGGGAAGTTGAGGAGTATGGGAGGATAGGGTTGAAGAGAATGGGGTTTGAAGTTCTTGGTAAAGTTATGGAGAAGCGTTTTAGTGTTACTATGAGTCAATGGGATGCTGAAGATTTGGTGTATGAACAAGTTGAATATGCTTGTATTGATGCTTTTGTGTCTTTTGAAATTGGGATGAATTTGTTTTCTGAGATGTTGAACACAGTGGAGTATTGA